One genomic segment of Impatiens glandulifera chromosome 6, dImpGla2.1, whole genome shotgun sequence includes these proteins:
- the LOC124942787 gene encoding uncharacterized protein LOC124942787 has translation MEWKKGYLDLILVPLGLLVMFSYHFWLWYKVRTEPLSTIIGTNAIGRRLWVSSIMKDNDKKNILAVQTLRNTIMGATLMATTSILLCSGLAAVISSTYSIKKPLNDSVYGAHGEFMVALKYVTLLLIFLFSFLCHSLSIRFINQVNFLINCPPDIDSHSPIICPEYVSQLLERGFALNTVGNRIFYTALPVLLWIFGPVLVLLCSLTLVPVLYNLDLNVANEAVKGKKNMQVVGDNDDCEKGHHDLVLEF, from the exons atggAATGGAAGAAAGGATATTTGGATCTCATTTTGGTTCCTTTGGGGCTATTGGTTATGTTCTCTTATCATTTTTGGTTATGGTATAAGGTTAGAACCGAACCGCTCTCCACCATCATTGGAACCAATGCTATCGGTCGTCGCTTGTGGGTTTCATCGATCATGAAG GACAATGATAAGAAGAACATATTAGCCGTGCAAACCTTAAGAAACACGATAATGGGAGCGACATTAATGGCGACGACATCAATTCTACTATGTTCCGGTTTAGCCGCCGTCATTAGCAGTACTTATAGTATAAAGAAGCCTCTAAATGACTCTGTTTATGGGGCTCACGGAGAGTTCATGGTTGCATTGAAATATGTAACACTACTTCTCATATTCTTATTCTCATTCTTATGTCATTCGCTCTCCATTCGCTTCATCAATCAGGTCAACTTCCTCATAAATTGTCCACCCGACATTGATAGTCACAGCCCGATAATATGTCCAGAGTACGTGTCACAATTGTTGGAGAGAGGGTTTGCGTTGAACACGGTTGGGAATAGGATATTCTATACGGCGTTACCTGTTTTGCTTTGGATATTTGGGCCAGTACTCGTGTTATTGTGTTCTCTAAcgttggtacctgttctctACAACCTCGATTTAAATGTAGCCAACGAAGCCGTAAAAGGGAAGAAGAATATGCAAGTCGTCGGAGATAACGATGATTGTGAGAAAGGCCATCATGATTTAGTATTAGAGTTTTAA